The following proteins are encoded in a genomic region of bacterium:
- a CDS encoding cupin domain-containing protein: protein MPEILNLDAVPKNFMDDPDFAGAMQTLYLGAAAGSRKIYVNIDRVKPGAKSVKYHSHTIQEEFFLILAGKGMVRLDGKNRPVGKGDFFAKPAGEGIAHQFINTGDEALEILDCGLMNPDDVVCYPDEGTLLVKREKKVFKLGDALDGWTSDPNPPPDGSDGE, encoded by the coding sequence ATGCCCGAGATTCTCAACCTCGACGCGGTTCCGAAAAACTTCATGGACGACCCCGACTTCGCCGGCGCGATGCAGACGCTCTACCTGGGCGCCGCGGCGGGGAGCCGGAAAATCTACGTGAACATTGACCGCGTCAAACCCGGGGCCAAAAGCGTCAAGTACCACTCACACACCATCCAGGAGGAGTTCTTTCTCATCCTCGCCGGGAAGGGGATGGTCCGGCTGGACGGGAAAAACCGCCCGGTGGGGAAGGGGGATTTCTTCGCCAAGCCGGCCGGGGAGGGCATCGCGCACCAGTTCATCAACACCGGCGACGAGGCCCTGGAGATTCTCGACTGCGGCCTGATGAACCCCGACGACGTCGTCTGCTACCCCGACGAGGGGACTCTCCTGGTAAAGAGAGAGAAAAAGGTATTCAAACTGGGCGACGCTCTCGACGGGTGGACCTCGGACCCGAACCCTCCGCCGGACGGCTCCGACGGTGAGTGA